A stretch of DNA from Jiangella alba:
CGGACCGCGTCGGCCCCGCCGTCGCCCAGTGGCTGCTCGACCTCGCCGAACAGCGCGGCGACGCCGAGTACGAGCTGGTCGACCTCGCCGACTTCGACCTCCCGCACCTCGACGAGCCGCTGCCCGCGTCGACCGGGCAGTACACGCGGCCGCACACCCACCGGCTGGCCGAGACGGTGGCGTCGTTCGACGGGTTCGTCTTCGTGACGCCCGAGTACAACCGCTCCTACCCGGGCGTGCTGAAGACCGCCATCGACCTCGTCTACGCCGAGTGGCACGACAAGGCGGCCGGGTTCGTCGGGTACGGCGCCGACGGCGGAGTCCGCGCGGTCGAGCACCTGCGCGGCGTCATGGGCATGCTGCGCATCGCCGACGTCCGCGGCCAGGTGACGCTGTCGCTGTACGACGACTTCGCCGACTTCGTCCGGCCCGAGCCGCGGGACCGGCAGGCAGGGCTGGCCGCGACGATGCTCGACGAGCTGATCGCCTGGGCCGACGCGCTCGCCCCGCTGCGCGCCGCCTGACCCGCGGTAGCGATCCGTAGCACATCGTAGCAGCCTGCGCTATGATCGGGTCATGGCTGAGCCCACCTTTCGTGAGATCACCCAGCGCGAGCTGCGCAACGACTCCGGTGGCATCCTGCGCTCCGTCGAGCGGGGCGGCTCCTTCGTCATCACTCGCAACGGCACGCCCATCGGCCGGCTGGTTCCGCTGCGGCGGCGGACGTTCGTGCCGCGCGATCACGTCGTCGCCGCATTCCGGACGGCGGCGACGCTCGACGCCGAGCGGTTCCGGCGCGACGTCGACGAGGCCGTCGACCAAGACCCGCTGAACCGTGACTGGTGAGCCGACACGCGGGCTGATCGACACCAACGTCGTCATCCACCTCGCGGCCCTCGACTCCGCGCGGCTCCCGGACGAGATGGTGATCAGCGCCGTCACGCTGGCCGAGCTGTCCGCCGGTCCGCTGCACACCGACGACGCCGAGGAGAGGGCGCGTCGCCTCAGCGTGTTGCAGCACACCGAGGCGACGTTCGACCCGCTGCCGTTCGACGCGGAGGCGGCGCGGGTCTTCGGCCAGGTGTCCGCCGCGGTGCTGGCGACCGGGCGCACGCCGCGGCGTCGCGTCGCGGACCTCCTGATCGCGGCCACCGCCGTGGCCAACGACCTGCCGCTGTACACCACCAACCCGGGCGACTTCCTCGGGCTCGGCCGGCTGCTCGCCGTCGTCCCGCTGCCGCGGCCGCGCCGAGCGGGAACATCGGCGTCACCTCCTGCGTTATGAGAATCGTTCTCGTAAGGAAGGTGTCGCGATGAAGGTCCGCAACTCGCTCAGGTCGCTGAAGAACCAGCCCGGCGCGCAGGTCGTCCGGCGGCGCGGCCGACTGTTCGTCGTCAACCGGCAGAACCCGAGGCTGAAGGCCCGCCAGGGCTGACGCCGCCCACCGACTCTCGGAAAGGATCCCGATGGCCCGCACCGAACTGCGCCCCGTCGTCAAGCTCCGCTCGACGGCCGGCACCGGGTTCACGTACGTGACCCGCAAGAACCGCCGCAACGACCCCGACCGCATGGTGCTGCGCAAGTACGACCCGGTCGCGAAGCGGCACGTGGAGTTCCGCGAGGAGCGCTGATCGTCGCCCGGTCGTAGGATCGCGGCATGGCCGATGACGACGCCGCCCGCCGCGCGTTGCAGCGCGTCTCCGACGCCGAGCGCGAGCAGGTGGCCGAGCGCATCCGGGCCGCCGCGGCCGACGGGCGGCTGGGCCTCGACGAGCTGGACGACCGGCTCGGCTCGGCCCTGGCCGCGCGCACGCGGGGCGACCTCGACGCCGTCGTCGACGATCTCGGCGACGGCGTCGCCGCGCGTCCGGCCGCCGAGCCGATGGCCATCCGGGCGCAGGGCTCGCCCGTCCAGCGCACCGGCCACTGGGTGGTGCCCGAGCGCATCACCGTCAACGCGTCGATGTCGTCGGTGCTGCTCGACTTCACCGAGGCGACGTTCGCCGGCGGCGGCTGCCAGGTCGACGTCGAGCTGTCGGCGTCGTCGCTGCTGCTCGTCGTGCCCGAGGACATCGCCGCCGACGTCGACGTCGAGACCCGGTTCTCCGGCGTCGACGTCAAGGTGGCGGCGCCGCCGGCCGGCCCGCGCGCCGTCGTCCGGGTCGGCGGGACGGTGAGCATGGGCAGCGTCAGCGTGCGGCGGCCGGGCTGGCGCCGCCGCCGTCAGTTGCGCAAGGCACTCCGGGCGCGCGACTGAGATACAGGGGAGGGGTATCCGCACGGCGCCGCCGGGGCGTGTCTATCGTGGGTGCGTGAGGACCGGACGGCGGACACTGCGGCAGCTGGCGCTGCGGCTGCTGCTCGTCGCGGTCCTGGCCGTCGGCCTCGTCGCGATGCACCACCTCGCCGGCGCTGGCGACGGGCGCGCGCAAGCGCAGGTCACGGCCATGGACGCCGCCGCGCCGGCGGGCCATGCCGCGCCGGCCGGCCAGGCCGCGCCCAACGACCACGGCGCGACGTCCGGCGACGATGACGGCGCCGGGCACGGGCTGTTCCACCTGTGCCTCGCGGTGCTGACCGCCGCCGTGCTGCTGCTGGCCGGCTGGCTGCTGCTCGGCCCGCGACGGTGGACGTCGCTGTTGCCGCTCGGTGCGCTGTTGCGGGCGCCGGCCCCGGCCCGGCCGCCGCCGCGTCGGCACGGCTCCGCGCTCCTGGTGTCCCTGTGCGTCATGCGCACGTAGCAGGTCTGGCTCTGCCCGACCTGCACGTTCGCATGTTCACGCACAGTTCTGAGAGGACACGATGGTTCGCACGCGCTTCACCCTGCCCGCCACCGGAATCGCGGTGGCCGGCCTGTTGCTCGCCGGTTGCGGCGGCGACTCCGACGACCCGGGCGCCGACGCCTCGGCGACCGCTCCGGCGTCCGCCGCCAACGCGGCCGACGCCGACTTCGCCCGGCAGATGATCGAGCACCACGCCCAGGCCATCGAGATGGCCGCGCTGGTCCCGTCCGACGGCGTCAGCGCCGAGCTGACCGACCTGGCGGCCGCCGTCGAGGCCGTCCAGCAGCCCGAGATCGACCAGCTCACCGCCATGCTGGAGCGCTGGGGCGAGGACCCCTCGCCGAGCTCCGGCGGCGGCCACGACGGCCACGGCGGCGGCTCCGCCGATGGCATGATGTCGGCCGAGGACATGGACGCGCTCGACGCCGCCACCGGCGCGGAGTTCGAGCGGCTGTGGCTGGAGATGATGATCGAGCACCACCGCGGTGCCATCGCGATGGCCGAGGCCGAGCTGGCCGACGGCGCCGACGAGGAGGCGCTGGCGCTGGCCCAGGCCGTCGTCGACGCCCAGGAGGCCGAGATCGCGCAGATGGAGGCGATGCTCGGCGGCGGCGCCGCGGACGCCGCCGGTGCCGCCGCGGCGCCCGCGTTCAGCCACATCCACGGCCTCGGCGCGGCCGGCGGGCTGCTCTACGTCGCCACCCACGAGGGCCTGTACGAGATCAGCGCCGCCGGCGCGGCGGTGCTGGCCGGCCCGGACGACCACGACTTCATGGGCTTCACCATGACCGGCGCCGGTGAGTTCCTCGCCAGCGGCCACCCGAACGGCCGCACCGACCTGCCCGGCGACCTCGGCCTGCTGGAGAGCGCCGACGGCGGGGCGAGCTGGGTCAGCCGGTCGCTGTCCGGCGAGGTCGACTTCCATGCCCTCGACGCCAAGGGGTCGATGGTCTACGGCTGGAGCAGCGGCACCGGCGAGCTGCTGTCGAGCGCGGACCGGACGACGTGGGAGCGGCTCGGGCAGGTCCCGCTGGCCGACCTCACCGTTCACCCCGACGACGACCAGACGCTGCTCATCACCACCGAGGAGGGGCCGCGGATCAGCGCCGACGGCGGCCGGACATTCGGTCCGCTGGACGGCGCGCCGGTGCTGTTCCTGGCCGACTGGCCGCGCACGGCCGAGCTCTACGGCGTCACGCCCGACGGCACCGTGCAGCACAGCCCTGACGGCGGCACGACGTGGCACCAGCGTGGTGCGCTGGGGGAGCGGCCGCAGGCGATCACCGTCGGGGCCGACGGTGCCGTGTACGCGGCGCTCGAGGGCTCGATCGTGGTCTCCGCCGACGGCGGCGACACGTTCGCCGAGCTGTACGCCTGGGCCTGACCGGCTCGGGCGGGTCCGGAGGGGTGCGCCCCTCCGGACCCCGGGCGACCTAGGCGATCAGCGGGCCGCGGCCGCGTCCGGCCGACCACCACAGCGCCACCGCCACCACACCCAGGACGGCGCTGAGCACGAACGGCGCCTGCAAGCCCTGCCACGACGCCACCGCGCCGCCGCCCAGCGCGCCGACCGCGCCGGAGCCGAACACCACCGTCCGCCAGGCCGCGGTCACCCGTCCGAGCAGCCCTGGCGGCGTCAGCCGCTGCCGCACCGAGACGGCCGCGACGCTGAGCACGCCGAAGCCGCCGCTGGTCGCCACCACGACGACGACGGCGGCCCAGGTCGACGGCGCGGCCAGCAGGAGGGCCGGTGTCACGGCGGTGACTGCGATGCTGCCCAGCAGCACGGCCCGGTGCCGTCGCCCGCCGATGAGGCGTTCGGCGAGCAGTGCGCCGGCCAGCCCGCCGGCCGCGCCGATCGCGAGGAACGCGCCGAAGCCGAGCGCGCCCGCGCCGAGCCGCACGTCGACGTAGAGCACGAACACCGCGAACCAGGCGGCGTCGGCCAGCGCCACGAGGGCCGCCGCGCCCAGCAGCCCGCGCAGCACCCGCTGCCGCGCCAGCCAGCCGAGCCCGGCCCGCACGCCGTCGGCCACCGCGGGCGCGCCGGCCTCGCCGCCCCGGGCGCTCGCGGACAGCAGCGACGCGGGCAGCGACAGCACCAGCAGGACGGCGATCGCCAGCGTCGCGCTGTTGGCCGCGAACGGCAGTGCGACCCCGGTCGCGAACAGCGCGGCCCCGATCAGCGGCCCGGCGAACTCGTTGCCCGCCACTTCGCCCGCGACCAGCCGCCCGTTGGCCCGCTCCAGCAGCTCCGACGGCACGAGCCGCGGCACGACGGTCTGCGCGGCGGTGTCGCGGACGGTCTCGGCGACGCCCAGCGCGAACGCGGCGACGGCGACCAGCGGCAGCGTCGCGGTGCCGGTCAGCAGCGCCGCCACCAGCCCGAGCAGCACCACGATGCGGCCCACGTCGGCCGCGGCGAGCAGCGTGCGCGGGCTGCGACGGTCCGCCAGCGACCCGGCGGCCAGCCCGGTGACCAGCCACGGCAGCGCCGCCGCCGCGCCCACCGCCGCCACCGCGAACGCGTCGTCGGTCAGCGACGCGGCCAGCAGCGGGAACGCCGCCATCCGGATGCCGTCGCCGAGATTCGCCAGTGTCGCCGCCGCCCAGAACCGCCAGAACCGGTCACCCAAACGCATCGGCCCAGCCTACGGGGACGGCGCACGGCCGGGCGTCGCCCACCTCGGCGGGAGGGGCGACGCCCGGCCGGTACCCGTCAGCCGGACTGGCCGGCCGTGGCGGGCTGCCGCGACCGCAGCGTCACGGCGGCCAGCAGCGCACCCGCGAGCGCGATGCCGGAGGCGCCGAGGAACGCGGCCGAGAACCCGTCGGTCAGCGCGTCCAGGTCGCCCAGCTGGTCCGCGCCGAACGCCGACGCGACCGCCGTCATCGCGGCCAGGCCGAGCGCGGAGCCGATCTGGTAGCTGGTGTTGACGATGCCCGAGGCCAGGCCGCCCTCCTCCGGCCGGGCCGACGAGATCGCCGTGCCCAGCGACGGGATGAAGGCCAGCGACATGCCGAGCGCGGCCAGCAGCGACGCCGGCAGCACGTCCACCCAGAACGAGCCGTCCGGGCGGATCAGCGACAGCCACGCCATGCCCGCGGCGAGGATCGCGAGCCCCGTCACGATCATCGCCTTCGGTCCGAACCGGCCGATCGCCCGCGGCGCGAGCCCGATCATCCCGATCATGATCAGCGCGGTCATCGGGATCAGCGCCGCGCCGCTGGGGAACGCGCTGTAGCCGAGCACCTGCTGCAGGTACAGGTTCAGGAAGAACCACATCGGGATCCACGCGCCGCCGAGCAGCACCTGGGCGAGGTTCGCGGCGCCCAGGTTCGGCGTCCGGAAGATCGACAGCCGCATCAGCGGCTCGCGGCGGGCCGCCTGGATCGCGACGAACACGCCGAGCAGGACGACCGCCGCCGCCAGCCACAGCCACGTCGACGCCGAGGCCCAGCCGGCCTCCGGCGCGCGGACGATCGCGTACACCGCGGCGCCGAGGCCCGCGGTCACCGTCAGCGCCCCCAGCAGGTCGACGCCGCCGCGGGCGCCGGCACCGCCGGACGGCATCAGCGCGGGCGCCGCCACCAGCGCGACGATCGCGATCGGCACGTTCACGTAGAACACCCACGGCCAGCTGACGTACTCGGTGATGACGCCGCCGAGGAACACCCCCGCGGTGCCGCCCGCCGGTGCCGCCGCGCCGTAGATGGCCAGCGCCTTCGTCAGCTCGCGCGGCTCCGCGCCGAACAGCATCATGAGCAGCGTCAACGCGGCCGGCGCGATCAGCGCGGCGCCCGCGCCCTGCACCGCCCGCCCGGTCAGCTCGACGGCGACGGAGTTCGCCGCGCCGGCCACGACCGATCCGGCCAGCAGCACGGCCCAGCCGATCCCGAACAACCGGCGTGCGCCGAACAGGTCCGACAGGCGGCCGCCCAGCAGCAACAGCCCCCCGAACGCGACCACGTACGCGTTGAACACCCACGACAGGTCGCCCTGGCTGAAGCCCAGATCGGCCTGGATCTCGGGCAGCGCGACGCCGATGATCGATGTGTCCATGATCACCACGAACTGCGCCGTGGCGATCAGCGCGAGAGCGAGCCAGCGACGCGAGGTCGCTGGTGGAGACACGGAGGACATCAGGTACTCCTTACCGGTAGGGGGTATGCAAGGAATCGGAGTCTATACCCTAGGGGGGTACCTGATGCTGTGATGGCCGCCACGCGCTCCGGCGGTGGCGGCTACCGCTCCTCGACGCCGACGAGCACGCCGGTCGCGTACATGCGCGCCGACGACCCGTACCGCGGCCAGCAGGTCGTCAGCGTGATGCGCCGCTCGGCCGGCTCGGTGTCGTCGGGCTCGCCCGGCACGGGGTCGACGACCCAGGTGTCGGTGATGGCGATCTTGTTGCCGTCGGGGTCGCCGTCCGGTGCGTCGTCCAGCTCGTAGACGTAGACGGCGTCGGCGGTCTCGATCTCGACGATGTCGCCGGCGCGCAGCTCCGGGAAGTCGGCGAACGGCTCGCCGTGGCCGGACCGGTGCCCGGCGACGGAGAAGTTGCCCAGCTGGCCGGCGTCGGCGCTGCCGGGGTAGTGGCCCGGGCCGTTCTTCAGGTCCGGGTCCTCGACGCCCTCGACCATGACCCACTCCCAGCCGGCGCCGAAGCGGGGGATGCGCATGATGCCGTACGCGTCGCCCAGGTCCAGCTCGGCGACGTCGGCCGGTTGCTCCGCGGGCGCGCCCACCGCCGGCGAGCCGCCGCCCCGCGCGTCGAAGCCGAGCTGGTCGCGCAGGTCGTCCTGGGCGGCGGCGGTCTGGATGCCGGTGCCCCAGAGCGTGTAGACGGCGAACAGCAGCACCAGCGCGCCTCCGGTCAGCAGCAGCTCGCCGGCCACGCCCACCGCGGCCGCCACCGGGCTGCGGCGGGCGGACGTGCGGTGCTTCCGGCGGGACGGCGCCCGGCGGCGGGCCCGCGGGGACGCCGACCCGCTGGCGGCCGGCGTCGCCGCCCGGCTGCCGGCCGCCAGCGACGCCGCCCGCCGTCCTCGTGTCGCGCCGCCCGGCGTGGCGTCGTCCTCATGCCGCGAACCGGCGCGTCGCCTGCGCCCGCCCGCGGAGCCGGTGTTGCTCACTGTGTGGCCTCCGTCCGATCGATCCCCTAGACAACTAAGGAGATTAGGAGTTGGTTCCGATCTGGAAGCTAACCCCAGAACGGGTTATGATTGGGGTTAGACGAGAGGGGCCACGACGATGCCGAAGATCAATGTCTACCTGCCCGACGACCTGGCCGACGCGGTGAAGGCGGCCGGGGTGCCGGTCTCCGCGATCTGCCAGCGGGCACTCGAGCAGTCCGTGCGCCGGATGAACGCGATCCGGGCCGCCACGCTGGGCGACATGGAGACCGGCGACCCAGCGGTCCAGTTCGCGCAGTTCACCGACCGCGCCCGCACGTCCGTCTCGCTCGCCGTCGAGCGGGCACGTTCGGCCGGCGCCGAGTGGGTCGGCACCGAGCACCTGCTCGGGGGCCTGCTGGACGAGGGTGGCAACCTCGCGCTGCGGGTGCTGCGGGCCATGGACGTCGATCCCGCGCAGGTCGCCCGCGCGCTGGCCGCCGAGGCGTCGTCCGGCACCGCGGCCGCCGCTCCCGCCAGCCAGTTCAGCGGCCCGGCGGCGGCAGCGCTGGAGCTGAGCGTCACCGAGGCGCTCACGCTGGGACACAACTACGTCGGGTGCGAACACCTGCTCCTCGGCCTGCTCGGCGAGCCCGACGGCGCCGCCGGCCAGGTGCTGCGCGACCTCGGGGTCGACCTGCGGACGGCGCGCCAGACCGTCGTCGCGGCGCTCACCGGCTACAGCCACCTCCGCGCCCAGACCGCCACGCAGCCCGCCGACGCCGCCGGCCTCGTCGCCGCCGCCGTCCGCCAGGAGCTGGCGCCCGTGCTCGACCGCATCGACCGGCTCGAGCGGCAGGCCGGCCTCACCTCGGGCGA
This window harbors:
- a CDS encoding F510_1955 family glycosylhydrolase, with the translated sequence MVRTRFTLPATGIAVAGLLLAGCGGDSDDPGADASATAPASAANAADADFARQMIEHHAQAIEMAALVPSDGVSAELTDLAAAVEAVQQPEIDQLTAMLERWGEDPSPSSGGGHDGHGGGSADGMMSAEDMDALDAATGAEFERLWLEMMIEHHRGAIAMAEAELADGADEEALALAQAVVDAQEAEIAQMEAMLGGGAADAAGAAAAPAFSHIHGLGAAGGLLYVATHEGLYEISAAGAAVLAGPDDHDFMGFTMTGAGEFLASGHPNGRTDLPGDLGLLESADGGASWVSRSLSGEVDFHALDAKGSMVYGWSSGTGELLSSADRTTWERLGQVPLADLTVHPDDDQTLLITTEEGPRISADGGRTFGPLDGAPVLFLADWPRTAELYGVTPDGTVQHSPDGGTTWHQRGALGERPQAITVGADGAVYAALEGSIVVSADGGDTFAELYAWA
- a CDS encoding DUF6153 family protein: MRTGRRTLRQLALRLLLVAVLAVGLVAMHHLAGAGDGRAQAQVTAMDAAAPAGHAAPAGQAAPNDHGATSGDDDGAGHGLFHLCLAVLTAAVLLLAGWLLLGPRRWTSLLPLGALLRAPAPARPPPRRHGSALLVSLCVMRT
- a CDS encoding MFS transporter → MSSVSPPATSRRWLALALIATAQFVVIMDTSIIGVALPEIQADLGFSQGDLSWVFNAYVVAFGGLLLLGGRLSDLFGARRLFGIGWAVLLAGSVVAGAANSVAVELTGRAVQGAGAALIAPAALTLLMMLFGAEPRELTKALAIYGAAAPAGGTAGVFLGGVITEYVSWPWVFYVNVPIAIVALVAAPALMPSGGAGARGGVDLLGALTVTAGLGAAVYAIVRAPEAGWASASTWLWLAAAVVLLGVFVAIQAARREPLMRLSIFRTPNLGAANLAQVLLGGAWIPMWFFLNLYLQQVLGYSAFPSGAALIPMTALIMIGMIGLAPRAIGRFGPKAMIVTGLAILAAGMAWLSLIRPDGSFWVDVLPASLLAALGMSLAFIPSLGTAISSARPEEGGLASGIVNTSYQIGSALGLAAMTAVASAFGADQLGDLDALTDGFSAAFLGASGIALAGALLAAVTLRSRQPATAGQSG
- a CDS encoding DUF1707 SHOCT-like domain-containing protein; this translates as MADDDAARRALQRVSDAEREQVAERIRAAAADGRLGLDELDDRLGSALAARTRGDLDAVVDDLGDGVAARPAAEPMAIRAQGSPVQRTGHWVVPERITVNASMSSVLLDFTEATFAGGGCQVDVELSASSLLLVVPEDIAADVDVETRFSGVDVKVAAPPAGPRAVVRVGGTVSMGSVSVRRPGWRRRRQLRKALRARD
- a CDS encoding NADPH-dependent FMN reductase gives rise to the protein MTRIAIIIGSTRPDRVGPAVAQWLLDLAEQRGDAEYELVDLADFDLPHLDEPLPASTGQYTRPHTHRLAETVASFDGFVFVTPEYNRSYPGVLKTAIDLVYAEWHDKAAGFVGYGADGGVRAVEHLRGVMGMLRIADVRGQVTLSLYDDFADFVRPEPRDRQAGLAATMLDELIAWADALAPLRAA
- a CDS encoding type II toxin-antitoxin system VapC family toxin, which codes for MTGEPTRGLIDTNVVIHLAALDSARLPDEMVISAVTLAELSAGPLHTDDAEERARRLSVLQHTEATFDPLPFDAEAARVFGQVSAAVLATGRTPRRRVADLLIAATAVANDLPLYTTNPGDFLGLGRLLAVVPLPRPRRAGTSASPPAL
- a CDS encoding type II toxin-antitoxin system Phd/YefM family antitoxin, yielding MAEPTFREITQRELRNDSGGILRSVERGGSFVITRNGTPIGRLVPLRRRTFVPRDHVVAAFRTAATLDAERFRRDVDEAVDQDPLNRDW
- a CDS encoding MFS transporter; the encoded protein is MRLGDRFWRFWAAATLANLGDGIRMAAFPLLAASLTDDAFAVAAVGAAAALPWLVTGLAAGSLADRRSPRTLLAAADVGRIVVLLGLVAALLTGTATLPLVAVAAFALGVAETVRDTAAQTVVPRLVPSELLERANGRLVAGEVAGNEFAGPLIGAALFATGVALPFAANSATLAIAVLLVLSLPASLLSASARGGEAGAPAVADGVRAGLGWLARQRVLRGLLGAAALVALADAAWFAVFVLYVDVRLGAGALGFGAFLAIGAAGGLAGALLAERLIGGRRHRAVLLGSIAVTAVTPALLLAAPSTWAAVVVVVATSGGFGVLSVAAVSVRQRLTPPGLLGRVTAAWRTVVFGSGAVGALGGGAVASWQGLQAPFVLSAVLGVVAVALWWSAGRGRGPLIA
- a CDS encoding class E sortase; this encodes MSNTGSAGGRRRRAGSRHEDDATPGGATRGRRAASLAAGSRAATPAASGSASPRARRRAPSRRKHRTSARRSPVAAAVGVAGELLLTGGALVLLFAVYTLWGTGIQTAAAQDDLRDQLGFDARGGGSPAVGAPAEQPADVAELDLGDAYGIMRIPRFGAGWEWVMVEGVEDPDLKNGPGHYPGSADAGQLGNFSVAGHRSGHGEPFADFPELRAGDIVEIETADAVYVYELDDAPDGDPDGNKIAITDTWVVDPVPGEPDDTEPAERRITLTTCWPRYGSSARMYATGVLVGVEER
- the ykgO gene encoding type B 50S ribosomal protein L36 is translated as MKVRNSLRSLKNQPGAQVVRRRGRLFVVNRQNPRLKARQG
- a CDS encoding Clp protease N-terminal domain-containing protein: MPKINVYLPDDLADAVKAAGVPVSAICQRALEQSVRRMNAIRAATLGDMETGDPAVQFAQFTDRARTSVSLAVERARSAGAEWVGTEHLLGGLLDEGGNLALRVLRAMDVDPAQVARALAAEASSGTAAAAPASQFSGPAAAALELSVTEALTLGHNYVGCEHLLLGLLGEPDGAAGQVLRDLGVDLRTARQTVVAALTGYSHLRAQTATQPADAAGLVAAAVRQELAPVLDRIDRLERQAGLTSGD
- the rpmG gene encoding 50S ribosomal protein L33, with the translated sequence MARTELRPVVKLRSTAGTGFTYVTRKNRRNDPDRMVLRKYDPVAKRHVEFREER